The segment GTGATAAGCTTTATGGTTTTTTATATTATTAGGGATGCACACAAAAAATTTCATTTTGATAAGTTATCCGCTGCACATTCCAAATAATATTATGTCAAACATTAAAAAAGGAAATAGTAATAAACAAAGGAAAAGGAGATAGTATGACGGTAATAATGATTCATTTAGTAGCAGTAACGTTCATTGTAACACTGAGTTATTTTGTTATGTGGACCACAAGCAAGCCGGATAGGCCCAAAGATGTATTATTATTCGGAAAGATTATGTCAAAAATATTGTTAATAACTGCAGGATTAGTGCTTATTAATGGAATGACTTATGGCCCAAAAACAATAAGAAATATCAGTATGAAATATTCCCGTAGTTGCTCAAGTTGTATGGAAACGTCTGATAATCTACAGAATTCATTGATGGGAAAAATGCAGGTTAGTTCAGGACAGAACGTAACTGTTGAGAAAGAACAAAATAAATGATTGATATATCTAAAGTAACAGATTATTTATATGTAGGATCCAGAGTCGGGAAGGAACACGTCGATGAATTGAAAGTACTTAATTTTAATCTAATTATTTCCATGATCGGGCAAATGCCGCCCGATGAAGTCTATACCCTTCCCCCATTTAAAACATTGTGGATCAAAACTTATGACACAATGTTTACCCCTATCTCAATCAAGAAACTGCTTGTGGGGGTTGACGCTGCCTTGCCTGTTATTCAGAATAAGGGTAGGGTGTTAGTTTTTTGTATGCAAGGCAAACGGCGTAGTATTGCTATGTCCGCAGCTATTCTTATCAGCATGGGGCATACAATGGAAGAGGCTGTTAATTTATTGACCACTGCCCGTGCGGCAGCGGATCCCAAAAGATGGTATATCCGCAGGCAAATCAGGGCTTTTGAAAAGTATTGGCAGAAAAGGTAAAGTGCTTATGGAAAAGATAATACAAAATATTCATATCATCATTAATCCTGCCTCGGGGAAAGAAGAGCCTATATTATCTACTATTAATATTGCTATGAAAGAAGTTGGGATCAAATGGGAAGCATTGGTTACTCACAAAGAGGGAGATGCAATACGGTATGCACAGGATGCTGTGAAAAAAGGAGTTGACGCTGTTGCTGTGTACGGCGGGGACGGCGCGGTGATGGAAGTTGTTAGCGGTTTAATTGGTTCAGAAATACCGTTGATTATTTTACCCGGAGGATCTACGAATGTAATGGCTAAGGAACTTGGTATACCGGAAGATCTTAAAGAATCTTGTGCGATTATCAGTCAAGTTCCGCGTAAAATTAAAACTATCGATGTGGGACAGTTTGGCAACCGCTATTTTATTACAGGATTAAGTATTGGTTTTGGAGCGGATTTAGTGAAAGGCGCGGGACGTAAGGCAAAAAATAAATATGGTATTTTGGCATATCTATTTTCAGCAGTCGAAGCTTTCAATAGAATCCGGCTTGTAAATTATCATCTTAATATAGACGGTAATAAATTCGATGTTCAAGGTATGACATGCGTTATTGCTAATGCTGGGAATGTCGGGTTTACAGATGTATCTTTAGATAGGAATATAGATGTAAGCGATGGGTTATTGGATGTTGTTGTCTTGCGAAAAGCAAATTTATTTTTTCTGAAGCATATTATTACCGCTTTGATTAAACGAGAAATGCCGGTTAATCTGGAATTAGTTAAGCATTGGCAAGGTAAACAGATTAGTGTTTCCACAAACCACAAACAGGTCGTGCAGTGCGATGGCGAGGTATTAGAAAATATTCCTGCTCAGATAAAGGTTGTTCCAGCTGCAATTACTGTATTGATTCCTG is part of the Elusimicrobiota bacterium genome and harbors:
- a CDS encoding diacylglycerol kinase family protein; its protein translation is MKSIGRKGKVLMEKIIQNIHIIINPASGKEEPILSTINIAMKEVGIKWEALVTHKEGDAIRYAQDAVKKGVDAVAVYGGDGAVMEVVSGLIGSEIPLIILPGGSTNVMAKELGIPEDLKESCAIISQVPRKIKTIDVGQFGNRYFITGLSIGFGADLVKGAGRKAKNKYGILAYLFSAVEAFNRIRLVNYHLNIDGNKFDVQGMTCVIANAGNVGFTDVSLDRNIDVSDGLLDVVVLRKANLFFLKHIITALIKREMPVNLELVKHWQGKQISVSTNHKQVVQCDGEVLENIPAQIKVVPAAITVLIPDRSKTNEE